Within Equus przewalskii isolate Varuska chromosome 9, EquPr2, whole genome shotgun sequence, the genomic segment ggaaacaaaaatactcAAGAAACCTAGTAGAAGAGAATCAAGCGTTACAGAGAACTCCTACTCTGGCCCTTTTAACTTCCTGTAGCTCAATAGGGCTACTGACACAAAGTCCTCACAGGTCCCTGTCAATACTACACACACTCCAAGAATAACAGATTAAATTGAGAGATCTCTACTTCCATTTTAATAATGCACTACTTCCTCAActagaacaaaaagaaacaatatgtGAAGGGCCTTATACCATGCCAATATGAACCAATGAAGTTCCTTCAAGTAATCatttgcagaaaacaaaaaaatactgataTAACTACACACCAGGTTCTGGTAAACTAATAGAATTATTTCATCAAGAACTACGTTGACAACAAAATCTGGATTTAAGAAAAAACTGAATACTGCCATttcaactggaaaaatattttttaaattaacgttCACTAACACTCCAAAAATCTGGCATCTTGGCAAACCTGACAGCACACTCAATATTATCATCTTGTCTTTCTTTTAAcgatttaaaaattagtaatatcAATACTGATTAGTTTTTTAAACCAGTTCAAGATACGCTGTGAATGTAAAATAGAAAGACATATAAAGTCATGAAATGTTACGTTACGAAGCAAGCTATCCGCTTAACAGGTCAACATATATCTGTGTCAACTTACCGCCCAGTATCCAGCACATGTCTCATAACCAATCATTAAAACTTGAAACGGCCACTACAAGGGTAGTGCCTCAATCATAATTCCATGAAACCCAGGAATTTGAGCTAGCAACTCAGTTTTTATGCCATTTTTGCCAGGAAGACAGAAGATTCAACTTTGCCTGTATCTTTCAACAGCTATTTTACTTTGAAACATGGATTTTGCCATTTCAAAACATATTCCAGGACCTAgttacaatgaaaaagaaaacatcactGGGCATTTTCAGCTCTATAGTAAGTAAGAGCTGTTTAGATCGGTTGCACAATACCAATAATGAAACATAActacagttctttaaaaaaaaaaaaaaagaaaatgaaaaagaaaaaattttatcaaAACCTGATCTCAAAATCCAGCAATAAATTGTAAAATGTGGAGACAGGtcaaaaaaaggtgaaaaaagaaaaactgttaatgttttatattttacgtAATGGTAGTATGGTCATAAACTGGTTCACAAACCTAGTTATAGCCAAATAACAAAACTCCTTTGTTACCATGTTTAAATAAAGACAgtcaaaaagaaatttattaactATTCACTGTTTTGAAATATCCAGTGCATATAAAAACTGCTAGTGACAAGTTTCAGCTATTATAATGAGTTGTTCTCATGCCAAagacaaactttttttaaaaaaaggcttttaAGACCACAGCCATGGAGATTCCCAGGTAAGAATTTATTTCATAATAAGCAGCCttataaacacaaaaacaaaataacaaaaacaaaacttaaccTAATTGCCCAAAAAGTCATACCCTAAAACCTTTGAAAAGCAGTAACTTTGTAACTCAAATTACACAGTGGTGAAAGTAGAAGATCATTACTTTAGTTGAAATGAACACCCTTATCTTTAGGACCTAAAGAAATGTCATCATTATTATCCTAATTAGTCATTATTCACGTAAGCAGTACTTATCTAATACACTTACAAATTTCTTGACCTATTTCCCCTTTAAAAAtcctaatatatattttctgctttaccatttaaaaaagataagtATTATAACAAATTAAGTaacacaaaaatatagaaaactaatACCATTTTTCCACTGGTTACAGGTTTCTTTAAAAGTTGAGaagaaattcttaataaataatagtagCAATACTGCCTCACTTTGTTATAAATGTATGCCAAGAGTACATTATCACATATGATACACAAGCAGTAAGACAATCTGTAAGCATTCTGCACTTACAATATAACAGCACACTTCAAAAAGACTTTTAGCATTAAATCAATCTACATCCTGTTTCATCGTGATATAGGCTTGGAAGGTATGTTTTTAACTATTTagcattttaatcactttttattAAGTATCTTTATGGGTCTTAATGCTAGCAAGAATGGTATCTCTTTCATGAAACactatttttccaaatgtttaatgGTGTCTAGGCATCTTGCCAGCCCTGGGGTACATTAATTATTAGGCACAACTCGGGTTTTTTTTGCAAGAGAAATTTAATTCACAATACTAAACATACTAAACATACCTTTAACATGATGAACCAAGGACAcaatgtgttgaataaatgactctGAAGTGCTTTTGCTGGCCTGTGGCAACTTAATGTGGTCAAAGATGGATCGGAATTCTTGCTCCTTCTTGACAGAATGGACAAGTGTACTAGCAAGTAGCCTGTCTTTAGTCAAGGAAGCAGGTCTGGAGCATATCggtaacaaacacacacacacacaaacaaaatataCCATAGGTTTGAATATGAAAATTGGaagtatatttagaaaataagataattaacTAGAACATTAAAtaaccccaccccgcccccaatTATTTACTGGGTGTCAGTGTGGAATTACCTGTTAGAATCGTCAAGAGGAACAGGTGCCATTTTGAGTTTGACTTCAGGACGATGAGAATCACTGGCTATCATTTTGATCCTGAGTGGGCTCTCCTCTCTGAAGGTAGACTTTTCTCGTGCATCCAGATTCTTGTGTAGAGGGGGACTGTAATCAAAGAGGTCTTTGAGCTTTTCAGACTTTACCTGCTCAGGTGACtgagtttctttctttactgTTATTCTCTCAGAACTTTTGTCGTCTTCCTTGTGCTTATCTTTTGTAGTGCTAGGCCTTTCCACTACATATCCAGTCTctttaagtttataatttttttcttctctaaatccATCACTTTCTCTATTGCCTTTCAGTGAAACTTTGGACTTGTACTTGGGTCCTTCCTCCTCAGTATTCCGATGAGATGTAGTAGCAAAATTTTTACCCTGATCTGCAAGGACTGACTTCCTGAACTGTCTGTAatcctctgtctcctctgtgtCATCCCCTTCTGAatcattaaatttttgttttccagactCTTTATCACTGAAGTAATCTAGAGCTTCCTGATCTTCccattctccctctgccctccctttcTCTGATCCTTTCTCCTTTGGAGTCTCTTTATCCCTGGTATTACCCCTATCAAGCAGGAATACTCTAGACTCTTCATCTGTGAACCTGTGAATAAGCAAAGAAGAGGATGGTAACTCTGGATTGCATTCACTGTGGATCACTTGCATACTCAAATGTGTTGCCCAATACCACAGGaccagtaataaaagaaaaaaaaaccctactgcAAAgtgctttttcagattccacttttaaaaaacattaaaagcatCCACGTAGCACTTACgtactgagtttttaaaaataaatttacatatgaGACTCcctaaagtttaaaaagtaaagccATTTTCAAAAACCTGTTCTGTTCAGTCACAGACCACAATTCTGCACTAACAAATCCAAATTTCCAGAGATTCTATAACATACAACAAAGCTTAAATTTAATTTCTGAGGTTAAGAACCACTAATAAACAatatacatatctattagaatTCTActtatgattatatttaaaattccagactctttcatttacttatctaatagaaaaaaactcacaaaagtgtacTTTAATGTAGTTGATAACATTAGATAGTTAACTCTATGTGACTCACAAAACAGTTTATAGTTTGCTGTAGAAAATGACTGTTTCTGGCAGTATTATGTAGAAACTACATATcagttcaataaaaaaattaatcctAGATTGTAAAGCACTAGCCCATAAACAGAATGCTTGCTCTATTTCCTCACTGATAAGTTGATCATACTACTTTAGCAACcaattttcattgtcttttagcAAGCCTTAGCAACACttgaaattagaatttaaataaaGTATCTGTTTAAAATGCCACTAAAGTCAGTAAGAAATACCTTTATCTTTTCTGTAGTTAGGcagatttattaaaaatgacaGCTGGACTGTTTACAATAGCACACAAGTAAAAACATGTAATATAACTGTATTAATTATGCAGGCCACATTATAATgatgaagagaacaaaaaagcaTTTAATGTTTTAATACTGAGAAAActaatttctgaaagtttttacACGTTTACACTAGTCAATTTATACTACTCaatttctctttgtttacatTCTTAATTCTGGACTGAGTGAAAATGGACAAAACTAAAAGGACGAATATAAATTAGTTTCTATTCAAACACAACTTCTGAAGTTAAACAGATTAAGTAAAGACAATTAGGAATTATCAAGGAGGAAGTCATGAGTTAAATACACATCACCATGGAATTTTAAGTTTATACTTATAAATTCAAAGAACGAAAGTATTAATATTATAATCTCAATTGTATACCTTAGTTCTTACCTTTTTAAGAATTTCCCCGTCTTTGCAGTTTCCTGATCTCCACCATCAGGATAAAATGAGGAACGTCCCCTAGCCTCATCTCTAGGAGCATTCTGTGGTGTGATTGTCTTTGCAGGGCTTCGTCGAGAAGGGATGTGATGAATTGGACTATTCTGAGAAGGACTGTATCGACTAGATCCATTTCCAACAGAACCAGACCCAGACCTTTCAGGACTATGCTGAATGGAATGTGAATGCTGAGAGGGAGTATTTTTTGCAGAGTGGACTGTACTGAGCATGGGGGCATCAGAGCAAGATGAACTCTGGCTGGGTGGTGTAGCAATTGGTGAAGGACTATGGGGTGATCTGGGACTATTATCATAAGCTGAAAGGCCAGGCCAAATATCACCAGACGTGGCTGATGATTTATTAAACTCATCAATAGATTCAGATGGGTCATGTTCAAATGTATCTTTCGGTTCCTCCTGTGATTTACTTTTCAAAGGACTCTCTTCTTGAGGCTCCCCTTCagcttttttggtttgtttttcctgagACCCTCGCCTTTTAGAGACAGGAGATTTGCTATATGGGGATGAAGAACGAGAAGAGGATGATCTTGGAGACCTAGAGGATCTATATGACCGGCGAGATCTGCTTCGGGATCTCTGAGAAGACACGGATCTTCTTTTTGGACTCCTGGAACGTGAGCGACCTCGTCTAGGACTCCTAGAGTGTCTTCTGTTCCAGACAGGCCTATAACCACCTCGATGATATCTACCTCCTCCTCCTTGATAGTACCCTCTACCCCTTCCTCTGTACCCATAAGGTCGTCTCATTCCTCTATTATTTCTGTAATCTCGGCGATAATCTCTAGAATAAATACGATCTCTACTACGAGATCTTGAATATGTCCTGGATCGAGACCTagaactaaaaatgaaataaatatcaatGCAAGAAAAATACACTATTCCATCCTACCATTCTAAATACTTCTGGTTGAATATAACATAAATAAACTTAAAGCcaaaaacatacattaaaaaaaacctctcattTATACACAAGTAGAAGTTTACTGTTTTCAACGAAAAAAGTTTCACTTCTAAGGTAAATATTGAGCATAAATTAAAGGCCTTAGGAATGAAGGCACAGAAATGGGGGGGGAAAAAGGTCGGCATTCCAACAGGACATTCTAACAAATTATAGGAGATGTATGCAGACAATTAAAGTGATAgtgtaaaagaatatttaatagcACAGAAGAATACTCGTAAGTGAAATACTACTGGCTAAATGCATACAAAATATAAAGTTGGGcctagaaaaataatacagaaaagtcacaactaatatttattcttaatgagattatcatcacttttattttcaacttgcggtttctatattttctatgcTAACTATGTACTACTATCTGAATGAAGACAACCTGagttaatcatttttaaacaaaagaataaatttattgaGACCTCAGAGTCAGAAATGAGAAACTATGAAACAATATGCAGACTGTTTAATgccaaataatttttacattatcCAATTCATCTCTTAACTCTAGAGATAAATATAAGAAATCCACTATATATTGCACAGTATACTAAGAATCTAAGATCTGGAGTGAGACTAACTAGATTCTAATCTaaattctgccatttacttagCTTGCAACTTGGACAACTCTCAATTTCCCCAACTCTAAAATGAGAATTAACAACAGATCTACTTGAAAGGGTTCTTTGAGAAGAAGACATATTAACGGGCTTAGCACTGTGTCTGTATAtagtaagcactccataaatgttagctgatATATCATCATTGCTAAGAGAATTAAAAGCACAGTAAGTCACCTGTATCTCTTCTTTCTAGAGTGTGATCTGGATCTTGATCGAGAACTAGACTGTGATCTAGACTTTGATCTTGAAGAATGTGATCTAGAATTGGAGCGacccatttcttttctcctagtCAAATGAAAGAGCAAGAATGGTTAAAATCACAATACAACTGAGGAAGTGTCACgttattatttaacttattttcagatacaaattttagaaaacataagTTTCTCAAAGGCTATTATTCATCATCATTCTTTTCAGATGAGTACTAAGCCAGTCAAAATAATCCCTGACTAAAACTGTATTTTCACCTGCACGACAGGCACTGTATACTGAAGACACAACAGAAGATTTCTATGGACTGCCCCAGCTATGTGCCTCAATCCAAAAAGGCAGCAGCTGCAGAAGCCAGAAAGAGCAATGATATCAGACTGCAGCATGTTAGATGTTATTCCATGCCCAATACAAATGCCTACCTCTCctgtaaaaaagataaatagcatCAGAGTATTACAGATAAGGAacctgaaacaaagaaaatacaagtggCGTAATACTAACGAAACACAAACCTACCAGACTGTCATCGTTCAGTGCTTTATGGCCTTGAAATGAGACTAAATTGACCACTCCACGTACACAATACTGCCTAGAATGGTGCTGGACAGTCTCCTAACAGAATGAAGGTCACTAAGTCTCTGAACAGCTGGAGCCAGGGCTCTGCTCTCAACAGTCATGAATGCAGAATAAAAACGGACTTATATGACAATGCCTAGTTCACCCTGTAGCTTTCTgataagaagatgaaaaaaggatacaagataaagaaattggaaagataaaataaagatatactgGAACTACAAGAAAGAGAACTTGGGCACCAATATTCTAACTTTTCTAAACACTACTTAGTACCTAATGTAATAATGAGGCCTCATTGGTtcagaaatcagtaacaggacTAACTGATTTATAAGATCTACtcttcataaaattaaatatacatatatgcctCTCAAGTTTACTTCTGCTGTGTTTCCAAATTTCCACTGACTTATTACTCAAAGTAAGTAACTATTTCCTTAAATATCAACTCACTGTAAACTTATAATAGCCTGCAATTGCCATGTATTTAAACCAATTCTCCTACAATCAAATATTTTTGCAGGCACTTACTTTACCCACCTAGATTTTGCATGGTATTAGGAAATAGGATTTACAAGTAGTAAGATGAATTGAACTATTGAAAAGGCAATGATAATGTCTACACATTTTCTCATCAAGAAACGTAAATGACAAAATTCAAGGCTtcagataaatatttcaaaataaaacaattatccTCAAATAAATATCAGCtttggcttctctctctgcttaaTTCCAAGTAAGAAACACATACAGACAGTACCTTCCTCAGAATTGcagtgaggactaaatgagtagATACACATAATACACTTAAAACGATGTTTAGTACATAATAAGCAATCAATGTTAATTACCTGAACATCAAtgtaaggggaaaaaagctaaGTTATGGAACTCCTCTTGTTGCATAAGGGAAGATGAGTTAAACAAGCAGGGTTATTtcgtcttgttttatttttaaatagctttgtgTGTTCTGGGTCTTTTAAGTAGATGTGTTTACAGAAGTAGAAAGTAGACACACAACCTAGAAgcaggaaagataaagagaatcttTTTCCTAaaactaacttttaaaatctgGCTTACTTCATACAAGCCAccgaaacaaacaaacaaaaaaagcttcAGACCACATCACTTTTAATCACTCAGTCTGAATCACAAGTTTAGTAGTCACATTTTCTCAAATAAGCCAAAACTGAAAACTTAGAAGAATGAATGCTATTTACCTTGGGTTTTATGCAGGATCAAGTAGTCAAGTGAAGTCtttgagatatttaaaattcttcctgGAGAGAATGTTCTGAGAAATTAAACTCTAAATTCAAATTcctagcaaaaataaaaaatatgagtttGAATTATGGTAAATTAAATACCCACTGTTTACAATATATCATCCTTGGCACTGCAATGAACTCTTGATAAAGGCACTAATGATTTCAGGGAAGGAGAAACTGACTTAGGATTAAACTTTCAACCATAATAGCTAACGGAacttaacttttttgttttaatcagaaCACAGCAGTGCATCATCAAACTGACAGCacctttgtttttcaatttaaatacCTGAATTCTAATTTGAGCAATTTGGGCTTTGGAAAACAAGTAGCTATGTTGCCATTCTATCAGAAAATTCCAAAGTGGCTAACGTAATGCCATCTTCATATATCAAAACATGTCATCTATCAGTAGCTGGCATTCACAATGCTAAAGTTTATAACATCTAAaatatgagtttattttagtgcTCTGCTACTTATCTTATTCTCTCTCTGGGCCACTTCTTTTCACAGAGTTTAGTTTCATctgaaactgatttttaaattcatataacAGCCATCACAGTACCTGTAAGCTTTGTGCCTCAAAGCATGTGACACATGCACAGACATAGCCAATACAGGAACAGccaataaatgaaacaaatatctACTGGAAGCCAATACTCTTCCTAAACTCACTATTACTATGcaaa encodes:
- the BCLAF1 gene encoding bcl-2-associated transcription factor 1 isoform X2, with translation MFRRKEMGRSNSRSHSSRSKSRSQSSSRSRSRSHSRKKRYRSRSRTYSRSRSRDRIYSRDYRRDYRNNRGMRRPYGYRGRGRGYYQGGGGRYHRGGYRPVWNRRHSRSPRRGRSRSRSPKRRSVSSQRSRSRSRRSYRSSRSPRSSSSRSSSPYSKSPVSKRRGSQEKQTKKAEGEPQEESPLKSKSQEEPKDTFEHDPSESIDEFNKSSATSGDIWPGLSAYDNSPRSPHSPSPIATPPSQSSSCSDAPMLSTVHSAKNTPSQHSHSIQHSPERSGSGSVGNGSSRYSPSQNSPIHHIPSRRSPAKTITPQNAPRDEARGRSSFYPDGGDQETAKTGKFLKRFTDEESRVFLLDRGNTRDKETPKEKGSEKGRAEGEWEDQEALDYFSDKESGKQKFNDSEGDDTEETEDYRQFRKSVLADQGKNFATTSHRNTEEEGPKYKSKVSLKGNRESDGFREEKNYKLKETGYVVERPSTTKDKHKEDDKSSERITVKKETQSPEQVKSEKLKDLFDYSPPLHKNLDAREKSTFREESPLRIKMIASDSHRPEVKLKMAPVPLDDSNRPASLTKDRLLASTLVHSVKKEQEFRSIFDHIKLPQASKSTSESFIQHIVSLVHHVKEQYFKSAAMTLNERFTSYQKATEEHSARQKSPEIHRRIDISPSALRKHTRLAGEERVFKEENQKGDKKLRCDSADLRHDIDRRRKERSKERGDSKGSRESSGSRKQEKTPKEYKEYKSYKDDSKHKSREQDHSRSSSSSASPSSPSSREEKESKKEREEEFKTHHELKEYSGFAGVSRPRGTFFRIRGRGRARGVFAGTNTGPNNSNTTFQKRPKEEEWDPEYTPKSKKYFLHDDRDDGVDYWAKRGRGRGTFQRGRGRFNFKKSGSSPKWTHDKYQGDGIVEDEEETMENNEEKKDRRKEEKE
- the BCLAF1 gene encoding bcl-2-associated transcription factor 1 isoform X13; the encoded protein is MFRRKEMGRSNSRSHSSRSKSRSQSSSRSRSRSHSRKKRYRSRSRTYSRSRSRDRIYSRDYRRDYRNNRGMRRPYGYRGRGRGYYQGGGGRYHRGGYRPVWNRRHSRSPRRGRSRSRSPKRRSVSSQRSRSRSRRSYRSSRSPRSSSSRSSSPYSKSPVSKRRGSQEKQTKKAEGEPQEESPLKSKSQEEPKDTFEHDPSESIDEFNKSSATSGDIWPGLSAYDNSPRSPHSPSPIATPPSQSSSCSDAPMLSTVHSAKNTPSQHSHSIQHSPERSGSGSVGNGSSRYSPSQNSPIHHIPSRRSPAKTITPQNAPRDEARGRSSFYPDGGDQETAKTGKFLKSPPLHKNLDAREKSTFREESPLRIKMIASDSHRPEVKLKMAPVPLDDSNRPASLTKDRLLASTLVHSVKKEQEFRSIFDHIKLPQASKSTSESFIQHIVSLVHHVKEQYFKSAAMTLNERFTSYQKATEEHSARQKSPEIHRRIDISPSALRKHTRLAGEERVFKEENQKGDKKLRCDSADLRHDIDRRRKERSKERGDSKGSRESSGSRKQEKTPKEYKEYKSYKDDSKHKSREQDHSRSSSSSASPSSPSSREEKESKKEREEEFKTHHELKEYSGFAGVSRPRGTFHDDRDDGVDYWAKRGRGRGTFQRGRGRFNFKKSGSSPKWTHDKYQGDGIVEDEEETMENNEEKKDRRKEEKE
- the BCLAF1 gene encoding bcl-2-associated transcription factor 1 isoform X9, with translation MFRRKEMGRSNSRSHSSRSKSRSQSSSRSRSRSHSRKKRYRSRSRTYSRSRSRDRIYSRDYRRDYRNNRGMRRPYGYRGRGRGYYQGGGGRYHRGGYRPVWNRRHSRSPRRGRSRSRSPKRRSVSSQRSRSRSRRSYRSSRSPRSSSSRSSSPYSKSPVSKRRGSQEKQTKKAEGEPQEESPLKSKSQEEPKDTFEHDPSESIDEFNKSSATSGDIWPGLSAYDNSPRSPHSPSPIATPPSQSSSCSDAPMLSTVHSAKNTPSQHSHSIQHSPERSGSGSVGNGSSRYSPSQNSPIHHIPSRRSPAKTITPQNAPRDEARGRSSFYPDGGDQETAKTGKFLKSPPLHKNLDAREKSTFREESPLRIKMIASDSHRPEVKLKMAPVPLDDSNRPASLTKDRLLASTLVHSVKKEQEFRSIFDHIKLPQASKSTSESFIQHIVSLVHHVKEQYFKSAAMTLNERFTSYQKATEEHSARQKSPEIHRRIDISPSALRKHTRLAGEERVFKEENQKGDKKLRCDSADLRHDIDRRRKERSKERGDSKGSRESSGSRKQEKTPKEYKEYKSYKDDSKHKSREQDHSRSSSSSASPSSPSSREEKESKKEREEEFKTHHELKEYSGFAGVSRPRGTFFRIRGRGRARGVFAGTNTGPNNSNTTFQKRPKEEEWDPEYTPKSKKYFLHDDRDDGVDYWAKRGRGRGTFQRGRGRFNFKKSGSSPKWTHDKYQGDGIVEDEEETMENNEEKKDRRKEEKE
- the BCLAF1 gene encoding bcl-2-associated transcription factor 1 isoform X6, with the protein product MFRRKEMGRSNSRSHSSRSKSRSQSSSRSRSRSHSRKKRYRSRSRTYSRSRSRDRIYSRDYRRDYRNNRGMRRPYGYRGRGRGYYQGGGGRYHRGGYRPVWNRRHSRSPRRGRSRSRSPKRRSVSSQRSRSRSRRSYRSSRSPRSSSSRSSSPYSKSPVSKRRGSQEKQTKKAEGEPQEESPLKSKSQEEPKDTFEHDPSESIDEFNKSSATSGDIWPGLSAYDNSPRSPHSPSPIATPPSQSSSCSDAPMLSTVHSAKNTPSQHSHSIQHSPERSGSGSVGNGSSRYSPSQNSPIHHIPSRRSPAKTITPQNAPRDEARGRSSFYPDGGDQETAKTGKFLKRFTDEESRVFLLDRGNTRDKETPKEKGSEKGRAEGEWEDQEALDYFSDKESGKQKFNDSEGDDTEETEDYRQFRKSVLADQGKNFATTSHRNTEEEGPKYKSKVSLKGNRESDGFREEKNYKLKETGYVVERPSTTKDKHKEDDKSSERITVKKETQSPEQVKSEKLKDLFDYSPPLHKNLDAREKSTFREESPLRIKMIASDSHRPEVKLKMAPVPLDDSNRPASLTKDRLLASTLVHSVKKEQEFRSIFDHIKLPQASKSTSESFIQHIVSLVHHVKEQYFKSAAMTLNERFTSYQKATEEHSARQKSPEIHRRIDISPSALRKHTRLAGEERVFKEENQKGDKKLRCDSADLRHDIDRRRKERSKERGDSKGSRESSGSRKQEKTPKEYKEYKSYKDDSKHKSREQDHSRSSSSSASPSSPSSREEKESKKEREEEFKTHHELKEYSGFAGVSRPRGTFHDDRDDGVDYWAKRGRGRGTFQRGRGRFNFKKSGSSPKWTHDKYQGDGIVEDEEETMENNEEKKDRRKEEKE
- the BCLAF1 gene encoding bcl-2-associated transcription factor 1 isoform X1 is translated as MFRRKEMGRSNSRSHSSRSKSRSQSSSRSRSRSHSRKKRYSSRSRSRTYSRSRSRDRIYSRDYRRDYRNNRGMRRPYGYRGRGRGYYQGGGGRYHRGGYRPVWNRRHSRSPRRGRSRSRSPKRRSVSSQRSRSRSRRSYRSSRSPRSSSSRSSSPYSKSPVSKRRGSQEKQTKKAEGEPQEESPLKSKSQEEPKDTFEHDPSESIDEFNKSSATSGDIWPGLSAYDNSPRSPHSPSPIATPPSQSSSCSDAPMLSTVHSAKNTPSQHSHSIQHSPERSGSGSVGNGSSRYSPSQNSPIHHIPSRRSPAKTITPQNAPRDEARGRSSFYPDGGDQETAKTGKFLKRFTDEESRVFLLDRGNTRDKETPKEKGSEKGRAEGEWEDQEALDYFSDKESGKQKFNDSEGDDTEETEDYRQFRKSVLADQGKNFATTSHRNTEEEGPKYKSKVSLKGNRESDGFREEKNYKLKETGYVVERPSTTKDKHKEDDKSSERITVKKETQSPEQVKSEKLKDLFDYSPPLHKNLDAREKSTFREESPLRIKMIASDSHRPEVKLKMAPVPLDDSNRPASLTKDRLLASTLVHSVKKEQEFRSIFDHIKLPQASKSTSESFIQHIVSLVHHVKEQYFKSAAMTLNERFTSYQKATEEHSARQKSPEIHRRIDISPSALRKHTRLAGEERVFKEENQKGDKKLRCDSADLRHDIDRRRKERSKERGDSKGSRESSGSRKQEKTPKEYKEYKSYKDDSKHKSREQDHSRSSSSSASPSSPSSREEKESKKEREEEFKTHHELKEYSGFAGVSRPRGTFFRIRGRGRARGVFAGTNTGPNNSNTTFQKRPKEEEWDPEYTPKSKKYFLHDDRDDGVDYWAKRGRGRGTFQRGRGRFNFKKSGSSPKWTHDKYQGDGIVEDEEETMENNEEKKDRRKEEKE
- the BCLAF1 gene encoding bcl-2-associated transcription factor 1 isoform X7, which encodes MGRSNSRSHSSRSKSRSQSSSRSRSRSHSRKKRYRSRSRTYSRSRSRDRIYSRDYRRDYRNNRGMRRPYGYRGRGRGYYQGGGGRYHRGGYRPVWNRRHSRSPRRGRSRSRSPKRRSVSSQRSRSRSRRSYRSSRSPRSSSSRSSSPYSKSPVSKRRGSQEKQTKKAEGEPQEESPLKSKSQEEPKDTFEHDPSESIDEFNKSSATSGDIWPGLSAYDNSPRSPHSPSPIATPPSQSSSCSDAPMLSTVHSAKNTPSQHSHSIQHSPERSGSGSVGNGSSRYSPSQNSPIHHIPSRRSPAKTITPQNAPRDEARGRSSFYPDGGDQETAKTGKFLKRFTDEESRVFLLDRGNTRDKETPKEKGSEKGRAEGEWEDQEALDYFSDKESGKQKFNDSEGDDTEETEDYRQFRKSVLADQGKNFATTSHRNTEEEGPKYKSKVSLKGNRESDGFREEKNYKLKETGYVVERPSTTKDKHKEDDKSSERITVKKETQSPEQVKSEKLKDLFDYSPPLHKNLDAREKSTFREESPLRIKMIASDSHRPEVKLKMAPVPLDDSNRPASLTKDRLLASTLVHSVKKEQEFRSIFDHIKLPQASKSTSESFIQHIVSLVHHVKEQYFKSAAMTLNERFTSYQKATEEHSARQKSPEIHRRIDISPSALRKHTRLAGEERVFKEENQKGDKKLRCDSADLRHDIDRRRKERSKERGDSKGSRESSGSRKQEKTPKEYKEYKSYKDDSKHKSREQDHSRSSSSSASPSSPSSREEKESKKEREEEFKTHHELKEYSGFAGVSRPRGTFHDDRDDGVDYWAKRGRGRGTFQRGRGRFNFKKSGSSPKWTHDKYQGDGIVEDEEETMENNEEKKDRRKEEKE
- the BCLAF1 gene encoding bcl-2-associated transcription factor 1 isoform X4, translating into MGRSNSRSHSSRSKSRSQSSSRSRSRSHSRKKRYRSRSRTYSRSRSRDRIYSRDYRRDYRNNRGMRRPYGYRGRGRGYYQGGGGRYHRGGYRPVWNRRHSRSPRRGRSRSRSPKRRSVSSQRSRSRSRRSYRSSRSPRSSSSRSSSPYSKSPVSKRRGSQEKQTKKAEGEPQEESPLKSKSQEEPKDTFEHDPSESIDEFNKSSATSGDIWPGLSAYDNSPRSPHSPSPIATPPSQSSSCSDAPMLSTVHSAKNTPSQHSHSIQHSPERSGSGSVGNGSSRYSPSQNSPIHHIPSRRSPAKTITPQNAPRDEARGRSSFYPDGGDQETAKTGKFLKRFTDEESRVFLLDRGNTRDKETPKEKGSEKGRAEGEWEDQEALDYFSDKESGKQKFNDSEGDDTEETEDYRQFRKSVLADQGKNFATTSHRNTEEEGPKYKSKVSLKGNRESDGFREEKNYKLKETGYVVERPSTTKDKHKEDDKSSERITVKKETQSPEQVKSEKLKDLFDYSPPLHKNLDAREKSTFREESPLRIKMIASDSHRPEVKLKMAPVPLDDSNRPASLTKDRLLASTLVHSVKKEQEFRSIFDHIKLPQASKSTSESFIQHIVSLVHHVKEQYFKSAAMTLNERFTSYQKATEEHSARQKSPEIHRRIDISPSALRKHTRLAGEERVFKEENQKGDKKLRCDSADLRHDIDRRRKERSKERGDSKGSRESSGSRKQEKTPKEYKEYKSYKDDSKHKSREQDHSRSSSSSASPSSPSSREEKESKKEREEEFKTHHELKEYSGFAGVSRPRGTFFRIRGRGRARGVFAGTNTGPNNSNTTFQKRPKEEEWDPEYTPKSKKYFLHDDRDDGVDYWAKRGRGRGTFQRGRGRFNFKKSGSSPKWTHDKYQGDGIVEDEEETMENNEEKKDRRKEEKE